The Chaetodon auriga isolate fChaAug3 chromosome 22, fChaAug3.hap1, whole genome shotgun sequence genome contains a region encoding:
- the nots gene encoding nothepsin: MMRVVLVVLVVLLMLLIWTWMSSALVRIPLRRVPSIRTQLRADGLLADFLKTHRPDMFNRRYAQCFPPGTPSLRLGRSSEKIYNFMDAQYFGEITLGTPEQNFSVVFDTGSADLWVPSSYCVSEACALHRRFRAFESTSFRQDGRMFGIHYGSGHLLGVMARDTLKVGGLTALNQEFGESVYEPGATFVMARFDGVLGMGYPSLAEILGNPVFDNMMAQKMVEEPVFSFYLSRRTSNSNPEGELLLGGTDEALYTGPINWLPVTAKGYWQIKMDSVAVQGVSSFCPRGCQAIVDTGTSLIAGPTNDILSLQQLIGATPTNIGEFLIDCVRLSSLPHVTFVLGGKEYTLTAEHYIKKEMLGDKQLCFSGFQAVDIVSPEGPLWILGDVFLTEFYSVFDRGQDQVGFAAAKHPVED, translated from the exons atgatgagggtggtgctggtggtgctggtggtgctgttGATGCTGTTGATCTGGACATGGATGAGCTCAGCGCTGGTCAG GATCCCTCTGAGGCGGGTGCCTTCGATTCGTACGCAGCTGCGAGCCGACGGCCTGCTGGCGGACTTCCTGAAGACTCACCGTCCAGACATGTTCAACCGGCGCTATGCTCAGTGCTTCCCGCCCGGCACGCCGTCTCTGCGGCTCGGACGCTCCAGCGAGAAAATCTACAACTTCATGGAC GCTCAGTATTTCGGTGAAATCACTCTTGGTACTCCAGAGCAGAACTTCTCTGTGGTATTTGACACCGGCTCAGCCGACCTCTGGGTGCCGTCGTCCTACTGCGTCAGCGAAGCCTGCG cGTTGCACAGGCGTTTCAGGGCATTTGAGTCGACTTCATTCCGTCAAGATGGTCGAATGTTTGGGATTCACTACGGATCAGGACACCTGCTGGGAGTCATGGCCAGAGACACACTGAAG GTTGGGGGTCTGACTGCCCTGAACCAGGAGTTTGGGGAGTCAGTCTACGAGCCCGGTGCCACATTTGTAATGGCAAGGTTCGACGGTGTTCTGGGGATGGGTTACCCGTCCCTGGCAGAGATCCTTGGAAACCCCGTTTTTGACAACATGATGGCACAGAAGATGGTGGAGGAGCCGGTCTTCTCCTTCTACCTCAGCAG GAGAACGAGTAACAGCAACCCAGAAGGTGAACTGTTGCTGGGCGGAACAGACGAGGCATTGTACACTGGACCAATCAACTGGCTGCCTGTGACTGCTAAAGGATACTGGCAGATTAAGATGGACAG TGTGGCGGTGCAGGGCGTGAGTTCGTTCTGTCCTCGTGGCTGCCAGGCGATTGTGGATACTGGTACCTCCCTTATCGCCGGGCCGACCAATGACATCCTCAGCCTTCAGCAGCTGATTGGAGCCACACCCACTAACATCGGAGAG ttcctCATCGACTGCGTCAGGTTGTCCAGTTTGCCTCATGTGACGTTCGTCCTGGGAGGAAAAGAGTACACGCTGACTGCTGAGCACTACATCAAGAAG gaGATGCTGGGTGACAAGCAGTTGTGTTTCAGTGGCTTCCAGGCCGTGGACATTGTGTCCCCCGAAGGCCCTCTTTGGATTCTGGGAGACGTATTTCTGACAGAGTTCTACAGTGTCTTCGACAGAGGACAGGACCAGGTCGGCTTTGCCGCTGCCAAGCACCCAGTCGAAGACTAA